The Planctomycetota bacterium genome includes a region encoding these proteins:
- a CDS encoding SdrD B-like domain-containing protein — MPQRLTRRSSLPATVSKLEVRRLLASISGEIFTDQDGDGLRDFFETPVPDLEVRLDLNNNGIFEDGEPTTLTDENGFYIFTDLPAGTYNIAFDNRFGTGSTDPALFSTSPGPGGRVLGDSEGYGIEVIFTDSGLDAAQRTLVETSIAKWSDVIVGDLPDVELSEVQIQLAFAGIPTSALSDLQDLGSIDDLVVFVNADPADSDGPGGTLASAGPITTRDGPMGLTSTGQINIDPADVSISRGFVETVVHEVGHIFGIGTLWNDFGFVEETFFDLDPFNPPESVDYEQPNAIRERNTLFGLDPMSANGMAPIQIEAGIDDGFGNQFVRPGSSLGHWDEATFDTELMTPFAVPGADGFPVDANPLAPLSRLTIAGLEDLGYDVIYGAAENYGPFDIGPLPDDEFPTPDSDSNALPFGYVVTLATEGQVRGGANFALRPNTAPSPFFFSASSPVIASGQDLTLLAEIDTRTDPNFTGDVDFRDALVAVGFYAESNGVEGLQTTGDVERGTATVADTLLSEDFIPGDGFTADLDGFVAAEGEQIFYAAGYDLLSSRTVRQASVTIDSTAGMAPERPVDLRVVGSSTDTYTVAFNDRSTNEFGFLLQIAETDGENGTTSDFSTFDDAFADGRIDEAYELVEQILLPAQDGTGRYEFTYQLPEGEGGSDTSRIFRVRALNTAGNSDFAGRVRATTLGEGEVFVDNDSPLVTTSGDFTQVFNSGARAVSLVSGTDGTAVFDPGFGSDGGPAAGSYQVFANVPFVDGLGTVRIDIRNDIGDSIATRFISGEVTGRDVFLGTFSLGDGATVVFSEDEGTAFADTVRFLPTDQVS; from the coding sequence ATGCCGCAACGCCTCACTCGCCGCTCTTCGCTCCCGGCCACCGTCTCCAAGCTCGAAGTCCGGCGACTGCTGGCCTCGATCAGCGGCGAGATCTTCACCGACCAGGACGGCGATGGCCTGCGCGACTTCTTCGAAACGCCCGTCCCCGATCTGGAGGTCCGGCTCGACCTCAACAACAACGGCATCTTCGAAGACGGCGAGCCGACCACCCTCACGGACGAGAACGGCTTCTACATCTTCACCGACCTTCCGGCCGGCACGTACAACATCGCCTTCGACAACCGATTCGGCACCGGCAGTACCGACCCAGCGCTCTTCTCCACGTCGCCGGGACCAGGCGGCAGAGTGCTCGGCGACTCCGAGGGCTACGGGATTGAAGTCATCTTCACCGACTCCGGGCTCGACGCGGCCCAGCGGACGCTCGTTGAGACGTCGATCGCCAAGTGGAGCGACGTCATCGTCGGCGACTTGCCCGACGTGGAGCTGTCTGAGGTGCAAATCCAGCTCGCTTTTGCGGGCATCCCGACCTCGGCCCTGTCCGACCTCCAGGACCTCGGGTCAATCGACGATCTGGTCGTCTTTGTCAATGCCGATCCGGCCGACAGCGACGGCCCGGGTGGAACTCTGGCCAGCGCTGGACCGATCACGACGCGTGACGGTCCGATGGGCCTTACGTCGACCGGCCAGATCAACATCGACCCGGCCGACGTGTCGATCAGCCGCGGCTTTGTCGAAACGGTCGTGCACGAAGTCGGGCACATCTTCGGCATCGGCACGCTCTGGAACGATTTCGGCTTCGTCGAAGAGACCTTCTTCGACCTCGACCCGTTCAATCCTCCAGAGAGCGTTGATTACGAACAGCCCAACGCCATCCGTGAACGCAACACCTTGTTCGGCCTGGACCCGATGTCCGCGAACGGCATGGCACCGATCCAGATCGAGGCCGGCATCGATGACGGGTTCGGCAACCAGTTCGTTCGCCCAGGCAGCAGCCTCGGACACTGGGACGAGGCGACCTTCGACACGGAGCTCATGACGCCTTTTGCCGTCCCCGGTGCTGACGGCTTTCCGGTTGACGCCAATCCGCTTGCCCCACTCAGCCGTCTGACGATCGCGGGGCTCGAAGACCTCGGCTACGACGTCATTTACGGTGCGGCCGAGAACTACGGACCGTTCGACATTGGTCCGCTGCCGGACGACGAATTCCCGACGCCCGATTCGGACTCGAATGCTCTGCCCTTCGGTTACGTCGTCACGCTCGCTACCGAAGGCCAAGTGCGTGGCGGGGCCAACTTCGCGCTTCGCCCGAACACGGCGCCGTCTCCGTTCTTCTTCAGCGCCAGCTCGCCCGTCATCGCCTCGGGTCAGGATTTGACGCTTCTGGCTGAGATCGACACGAGGACTGACCCGAACTTCACCGGCGACGTCGACTTCCGCGACGCACTCGTGGCCGTCGGCTTCTACGCCGAATCCAACGGCGTCGAGGGCCTGCAGACCACGGGCGACGTCGAGCGCGGCACGGCAACGGTCGCGGACACGCTGCTGTCCGAAGACTTCATCCCCGGCGACGGCTTTACGGCTGACCTGGACGGCTTTGTCGCTGCCGAGGGCGAACAGATTTTCTACGCCGCAGGTTACGATCTGCTGTCGAGCCGCACGGTCCGGCAGGCCAGTGTCACGATCGACTCGACCGCAGGAATGGCGCCCGAGCGGCCGGTCGACCTTCGTGTAGTCGGCTCGTCGACCGACACCTACACCGTCGCGTTCAACGATCGCTCGACCAACGAATTCGGCTTCCTGCTCCAGATTGCCGAGACCGATGGCGAGAATGGAACCACGTCCGACTTCAGCACGTTCGACGACGCGTTTGCCGACGGCCGAATCGATGAGGCGTACGAGCTGGTCGAACAGATTCTCCTGCCCGCCCAGGACGGCACTGGCCGGTACGAGTTCACGTACCAGTTGCCCGAAGGCGAAGGCGGTTCCGACACAAGTCGCATCTTCCGCGTCCGCGCCCTCAACACCGCAGGCAACAGCGACTTCGCCGGCCGCGTCCGTGCGACGACGCTCGGCGAGGGCGAGGTCTTCGTCGACAACGACTCACCACTCGTCACCACCAGTGGCGACTTCACGCAGGTGTTCAACTCCGGTGCCCGTGCCGTGAGCCTCGTCAGCGGCACAGACGGAACTGCCGTCTTCGATCCCGGCTTCGGCAGCGACGGCGGACCGGCCGCGGGCTCGTACCAGGTCTTTGCCAACGTGCCGTTTGTCGACGGCCTGGGCACCGTCCGAATCGACATCCGCAACGACATCGGCGATTCGATCGCGACCCGCTTCATCAGCGGCGAGGTGACGGGTCGAGACGTGTTCCTCGGCACCTTCTCGCTCGGCGACGGCGCGACCGTGGTCTTCAGCGAGGACGAGGGCACCGCGTTTGCCGACACCGTTCGGTTCCTGCCGACTGATCAGGTCTCGTAG
- a CDS encoding DUF971 domain-containing protein has protein sequence METARPTKVDLKRDERLLLRWSDQSETTLPIALLRRMCPCANCKIARDGVDPHRLMRPATPEEMGEKPKRKRVSLGVVPDKLVSNDDVQVERAELVGNYAIKLFFSDGHDSGIYTWKYLHELGTSTNQRSAKA, from the coding sequence GTGGAGACTGCAAGACCGACGAAGGTCGATCTGAAGCGTGACGAGCGCTTGCTACTCCGATGGAGTGACCAGAGCGAGACGACGCTACCGATCGCGCTGCTGCGACGCATGTGTCCGTGTGCCAACTGCAAGATCGCACGGGACGGCGTCGATCCGCATCGCCTGATGCGGCCTGCGACGCCGGAAGAGATGGGCGAGAAGCCCAAACGCAAACGCGTCAGCCTCGGCGTCGTGCCGGACAAGCTGGTCAGCAACGACGACGTCCAGGTCGAACGGGCCGAGCTGGTGGGCAACTACGCGATCAAACTCTTCTTCAGCGACGGCCACGACAGCGGCATCTATACGTGGAAGTATCTCCACGAACTCGGCACATCGACCAATCAGAGGTCGGCCAAGGCCTGA
- the radA gene encoding DNA repair protein RadA: MAKVKTRFVCNHCGSVHPKWMGKCPDCGQWDALEEQKELPADDRRLRLAAPTESDLAGGAEPVRLRDVKPGDGAARWPSGIGEFDRVLGGGLVSGMAVLVGGEPGIGKSTLLLQAAARWAGRKKGEAPVLYVTSEESARQTKLRAERLEVPTDHLLVLAEANLSRIIHQVHQTKARVVVIDSLQMVYKPDLPAAPGSVTQLREACMDLTYLAKQTGAAVVLVGHVTKQGQLAGPKVVEHVVDTVVYFEGDRYHAHRVVRCTKNRFGGTHEVGLFEMTGRGLEQVTDPGRIFAEQYQDSPPSGSVMTVALQGSRPLLVEVQALTASSVIGSARRKVSGFSSDRTAMIIAVLEKRGELKLAADDVFVNVAGGVKVTEPAIDLAVGMAIASAHFNRPLPPGTLCLGELGLGGEVRAVSQLETRLLEASRLGVGHAVVPATKAKRPPLGGMAVHEVRRLSQALADL; this comes from the coding sequence ATGGCGAAGGTCAAGACACGCTTCGTCTGCAACCACTGCGGCAGCGTCCATCCCAAGTGGATGGGCAAGTGCCCCGACTGCGGTCAGTGGGACGCGCTCGAAGAGCAAAAGGAACTGCCCGCTGACGATCGGCGGCTTCGTCTGGCAGCGCCGACCGAGTCCGACCTCGCCGGCGGGGCCGAACCGGTCCGGCTACGCGACGTCAAACCCGGCGACGGTGCCGCTCGCTGGCCTAGCGGCATCGGCGAGTTCGACCGCGTCCTCGGCGGCGGGCTCGTCAGCGGCATGGCCGTTCTCGTTGGCGGCGAGCCCGGCATCGGCAAGTCGACACTCCTCTTGCAGGCCGCCGCTCGCTGGGCGGGACGCAAGAAGGGCGAGGCACCCGTCCTCTACGTCACGAGTGAGGAATCGGCCCGGCAGACCAAGCTCCGGGCTGAGCGGTTGGAGGTGCCGACCGACCACCTGCTCGTCCTGGCCGAGGCGAATCTGTCGCGGATCATCCACCAGGTCCATCAGACCAAGGCCCGCGTCGTCGTCATCGACTCGCTCCAAATGGTCTACAAGCCCGACCTGCCCGCCGCCCCCGGCAGCGTGACGCAGCTCCGAGAAGCCTGCATGGACCTGACGTACCTCGCCAAGCAGACCGGTGCGGCCGTTGTGTTGGTCGGCCACGTCACCAAGCAGGGCCAGCTCGCCGGGCCGAAGGTGGTCGAGCACGTCGTCGACACCGTCGTCTACTTCGAGGGCGATCGCTACCACGCGCACCGCGTGGTGCGCTGCACAAAGAACCGCTTCGGCGGCACGCACGAGGTCGGCCTGTTCGAGATGACCGGCCGGGGCTTGGAGCAAGTGACCGATCCGGGTCGCATCTTCGCCGAGCAGTATCAGGACTCGCCCCCGTCCGGCAGCGTCATGACGGTCGCGCTTCAGGGCAGTCGGCCGCTGTTGGTCGAGGTGCAGGCGCTCACCGCCAGTAGCGTCATCGGTTCGGCCCGTCGCAAGGTCAGCGGCTTCTCAAGCGACCGCACGGCGATGATCATCGCCGTGCTCGAGAAGCGCGGCGAGCTGAAGCTCGCGGCCGATGATGTCTTCGTAAACGTGGCTGGCGGTGTGAAGGTGACCGAGCCGGCGATCGACCTCGCCGTCGGCATGGCGATCGCGTCGGCCCACTTCAATCGGCCGCTGCCGCCGGGCACGCTGTGCCTTGGCGAGCTGGGCCTCGGCGGCGAGGTGCGAGCGGTGTCGCAGCTGGAGACGCGTCTCCTCGAAGCCAGCCGCCTCGGCGTTGGCCACGCCGTCGTTCCCGCGACGAAAGCCAAGCGGCCGCCGCTTGGCGGGATGGCCGTTCACGAGGTGCGACGGCTTTCTCAGGCCTTGGCCGACCTCTGA